Proteins from a genomic interval of Scomber scombrus chromosome 11, fScoSco1.1, whole genome shotgun sequence:
- the LOC133990143 gene encoding zinc finger protein 239-like, whose protein sequence is QGSKRAEPILKCDVKRLPATDWSEGVITKQTGLHCEKALTTSQRLKRADTREKHHSCDQCGKAFTTGSNLQVHQRIHTGKKPYSCDQCGKAFTKKSSLKVHERIHTGEKLYNCEQCGKAFTTNGALKIHYRIHTGEKPYSCDQCGKAFTTNAEVKLHRHIHTGEKLYSCDQCGKAFITKCSLQTHQHSHTGEKPYICGQCGKGFTTDGNLQTHQHSHTGKKPYICGQCGKGFTTDGNLQIHQRIHTGEKPYSCDRCGKLFTTNGALKIHYCTHTGEKPYRCDQCGRSFTQNTELKRHLRTHTGEKLFSCVQCSKTFTQVGNLRSHCHTHTGVSNVGILLFTRLP, encoded by the exons CAaggttccaagcgagctgagccgatactaaaatgcgACGTCAaaagactgccggccactgattggtcagagggTGTCATCACT AAACAAACAGGACTGCACTGTGAAAAAGCCCTCACAACATCACAACGTTTAAAAAGAGCTGACACACGAGAGAAACATCACAGCTGTGACCAATGTGGTAAAGCTTTCACTACAGGTAGTAATCTACAAGTCCACCAACGTATTCACACCGGAAAGAAACCATACAGCTGTGACCAATGTGGTAAAGCTTTCACTAAAAAGAGTTCTCTTAAAGTCCATGAACGCATTCATACTGGAGAGAAACTGTACAACTGTGAACAATGTGGGAAAGCTTTCACTACAAATGGTGCCTTAAAAATCCACTACCgtattcacactggagagaaaccaTACAGCTGTGACCAATGTGGGAAAGCTTTCACTACAAATGCTGAAGTAAAATTGCACCGACACATTCATACCGGTGAGAAACTGTACAGCTGTGACCAATGTGGGAAAGCTTTCATCACAAAATGCAGTCTACAAACCCACCAGCATAGTCATACAGGTGAGAAACCGTACATCTGTGGGCAATGTGGTAAAGGCTTTACTACAGACGGTAATCTACAAACCCACCAGCATAGTCATACTGGTAAGAAACCGTACATTTGTGGGCAATGTGGGAAAGGCTTTACTACAGACGGTAATCTACAAATCCACCAACGTATTCATACTGGTGAGAAACCGTACAGCTGTGACCGATGTGGGAAACTTTTCACAACAAATGGCGCCTTAAAAATCCACTACTGTACTCACACTGGTGAGAAACCATATAGATGTGACCAATGTGGGAGAAGTTTCACTCAAAACACAGAGTTAAAAAGACATCTACGTACTCACACTGGTGAGAAACTGTTTAGCTGTGTCCAATGTTCGAAAACCTTCACTCAAGTGGGTAATTTAAGAAGCCactgtcacactcacacaggtgtCAGTAATGTGGGAATACTTTTATTCACGAGACTTCCTTAA